A single Sulfurimonas aquatica DNA region contains:
- a CDS encoding sensor histidine kinase, with the protein MNISLSFRMRYTLALLLIASFSLLFYFSVIILIKDHAKYAEVINLSGKERMLVTKILLYTTESFDLKNSKYNELLEKTINEFEQNEVILKKIGYVFELKDKKRYIEHAKKLLTTPSRIEIDSLENEYQKLSESINNFVLSIQRKSEESTHKIENLETLILILLLILLLVEAFFIFLPAEKEIKSKNNSLLAINKDLDKKVKIQSAHMLQQSRLAQMGEMISMIAHQWRQPLSSISAITGTLSLDIMMDQYKKEFFQERLESISSLSQYLSSTIDDFRDFFKVKQEAQETTLQEIVDSSLEIMAPIFDLKKISIEKESLHPNVKLNTYINEIRQVVLNIINNAADAILKEQILSPKIWISSYKNDNYAILSIEDNAGGIPKECVLKIFDPYFSTKCEKDGTGLGLYMSKTIIEEHCKGKLSVSNTENGAKFIIQLPL; encoded by the coding sequence ATGAATATTTCCTTAAGTTTTAGAATGCGATATACATTAGCTCTCCTTTTGATTGCTTCATTTTCACTCTTATTCTATTTTAGCGTCATTATTTTGATCAAAGACCATGCTAAATATGCCGAAGTTATCAACTTAAGTGGCAAAGAGAGAATGCTTGTTACAAAGATATTACTATATACGACTGAAAGTTTCGACCTCAAAAATTCAAAATATAATGAGCTACTTGAAAAAACAATAAATGAATTTGAACAGAATGAAGTTATTCTTAAAAAAATAGGATATGTCTTTGAACTCAAAGATAAAAAACGGTATATTGAACATGCGAAAAAACTCCTTACCACTCCGTCTAGGATAGAAATTGATAGCTTGGAAAATGAGTATCAAAAGTTATCTGAATCTATCAATAATTTTGTCCTTTCCATTCAAAGAAAGAGTGAAGAGAGCACACATAAAATTGAAAACCTTGAAACTTTAATTTTAATACTTCTCTTAATACTTTTACTTGTTGAGGCTTTCTTTATTTTTCTGCCAGCGGAAAAAGAAATTAAATCGAAGAATAATTCTTTACTCGCAATTAATAAAGACCTTGACAAAAAAGTAAAAATACAGAGTGCCCATATGCTCCAACAGTCTCGATTGGCACAGATGGGAGAGATGATAAGTATGATAGCTCATCAATGGCGACAGCCACTCTCTTCTATCTCCGCAATTACTGGAACGCTGAGTCTTGACATTATGATGGATCAGTATAAAAAAGAATTTTTCCAGGAACGACTGGAGTCGATTAGTTCTCTTTCTCAGTACCTTTCTTCTACGATTGATGATTTTCGTGATTTTTTTAAAGTAAAGCAAGAGGCTCAAGAAACAACCTTGCAGGAAATTGTTGACAGCAGCCTTGAGATAATGGCTCCAATTTTTGATTTAAAGAAAATCAGTATTGAGAAAGAATCCTTACATCCGAACGTTAAGTTAAATACCTATATCAATGAAATTAGACAGGTGGTTTTAAATATCATAAATAACGCGGCGGACGCGATACTTAAAGAGCAAATATTAAGTCCAAAAATATGGATAAGTTCTTACAAAAACGATAATTATGCGATTTTAAGTATCGAAGATAATGCTGGAGGAATTCCCAAGGAATGTGTTTTAAAGATATTTGATCCCTATTTTAGTACTAAATGCGAAAAAGATGGCACTGGCCTAGGACTTTATATGTCTAAGACCATTATAGAAGAGCATTGTAAAGGTAAATTATCTGTTAGTAATACTGAAAATGGAGCGAAATTTATTATTCAGCTGCCACTCTAA
- a CDS encoding IS1182 family transposase, producing the protein MPNYKEGLNRHQQLLFPPSLDEYVDENNPVRAIESYVDSIDLADLGVFTSSGGSDGQPAYHPALLLKIYLYGYLNSIRSSRKLEREIKRNVEMMWLCAGLTPGYKTIANFRKDNPKVLKQLFRDFVMLCRSVDLIDGAVVAIDGAFLRANASKNQLISEKVTIKDIKSVDEKITEYLGALEYSDKCESKETTPIVKMECLKRLNKRKTKLDADLNILKERQVKQYCKSDPDATLMTKPAHHLIAYNTQIAVDGKYKFIVATNISSKGVDHDQLYPMATQAKEATGNEQIKVAADAGYFSSKELKRCIDEGIDVYVPMPDKQKKQKDKGKFPRDAFTYDETEDCYICPNDKVLKRQKTTYENKGIKRFMYYGTRSVCKVCPLHSECISDIANAKRLWRWEHEALITEHRTKMKTSKAKAMIKERAALAEHPFGTIKQKLGWSHFLVRGKTKVAGENALIMLTYNFRRLLNLIGITLFQKLIEAHKHGNLESIKQEIAEYLAVLYFIRAFFRQKMSLSV; encoded by the coding sequence ATGCCAAACTACAAAGAGGGTTTAAACCGTCATCAACAACTTCTTTTTCCTCCCAGTCTAGATGAGTATGTTGATGAGAATAATCCAGTAAGAGCAATTGAGAGCTATGTTGATAGTATTGATTTAGCTGATTTAGGAGTCTTTACATCTAGTGGTGGTTCTGATGGTCAACCAGCATACCATCCTGCACTACTTTTGAAGATCTATCTCTACGGTTATCTCAATAGTATTCGAAGCTCTAGAAAGCTTGAGCGTGAGATTAAACGTAATGTTGAGATGATGTGGTTATGCGCAGGACTCACTCCTGGATATAAGACCATCGCTAACTTCCGTAAAGATAATCCCAAAGTACTCAAGCAACTTTTTCGTGACTTTGTGATGCTATGTCGTTCTGTAGATTTGATTGATGGTGCAGTAGTTGCTATTGATGGAGCTTTTTTACGTGCTAACGCTTCAAAGAATCAACTGATCTCAGAAAAAGTAACTATAAAAGATATAAAGTCAGTTGATGAGAAGATAACAGAGTATCTAGGTGCACTGGAGTATAGCGATAAGTGTGAGAGCAAAGAGACAACACCAATAGTTAAAATGGAATGTCTAAAGCGACTGAACAAACGCAAAACCAAACTAGATGCTGATCTTAATATCCTTAAAGAGCGTCAAGTAAAACAGTACTGTAAAAGTGATCCTGATGCTACCTTAATGACTAAACCAGCACATCATCTGATAGCCTATAATACACAGATTGCTGTTGATGGCAAATACAAGTTTATTGTAGCTACCAATATCTCCAGCAAAGGAGTTGATCACGATCAGCTCTACCCTATGGCTACCCAGGCCAAAGAAGCTACAGGGAATGAGCAGATAAAGGTCGCAGCTGATGCGGGCTATTTCAGTTCTAAAGAATTAAAGCGATGTATCGATGAAGGGATTGATGTCTATGTCCCCATGCCAGACAAACAGAAGAAGCAGAAAGACAAGGGGAAGTTTCCAAGAGATGCATTTACCTATGATGAAACCGAGGACTGCTATATCTGTCCGAATGACAAAGTGTTGAAGCGACAAAAAACCACCTATGAGAACAAGGGTATTAAGCGTTTTATGTATTATGGCACTCGCTCTGTATGTAAAGTTTGTCCATTGCATTCAGAGTGTATTTCAGATATTGCCAATGCAAAACGTCTGTGGCGCTGGGAACATGAAGCACTCATTACTGAACACCGTACAAAGATGAAAACATCAAAAGCCAAAGCTATGATAAAAGAACGTGCCGCACTTGCAGAACATCCGTTTGGTACAATCAAACAAAAGCTTGGCTGGAGTCATTTTCTGGTGCGTGGCAAAACAAAGGTTGCTGGAGAGAATGCTCTGATTATGCTTACCTATAATTTCAGACGACTATTAAATTTGATTGGGATTACTCTGTTTCAAAAGCTGATAGAAGCACATAAACATGGTAATCTTGAGAGTATCAAGCAAGAAATAGCGGAGTATCTAGCAGTTTTATACTTTATTAGGGCATTTTTTCGTCAAAAAATGAGTTTGAGCGTCTGA
- a CDS encoding GNAT family N-acetyltransferase, with protein MNYNFSTNRLIVKEWHSYEPKDIAQPDLVKVVENILVPEVTKTFPIMWRGKYDTRRAKAWIQEQDSDSKTLLAVERETKKPIGLINFFNVGDKSRGTYLRLGYMLSKVMWDQGFATEFVEGFIHWCKENKISTILARVEPDNIASIRVLEKNNFSSERTDSNGISLLFEYNLLQ; from the coding sequence TTGAATTATAATTTCAGCACAAATAGACTGATAGTAAAAGAATGGCACTCTTATGAGCCAAAAGATATTGCTCAGCCAGACTTAGTTAAAGTTGTAGAAAATATTTTAGTACCTGAGGTCACCAAAACATTTCCCATCATGTGGAGAGGTAAATATGACACGAGAAGAGCTAAAGCCTGGATACAAGAACAAGATTCTGATTCTAAAACACTTTTAGCTGTTGAAAGAGAAACTAAAAAGCCAATAGGGCTAATTAATTTTTTTAACGTGGGTGACAAAAGTAGAGGTACTTACTTGCGTTTAGGATATATGCTTTCTAAAGTAATGTGGGATCAAGGATTTGCAACAGAGTTTGTTGAAGGCTTTATCCATTGGTGTAAAGAAAATAAAATTTCTACTATTTTAGCAAGAGTGGAACCAGACAATATTGCTTCGATTCGGGTACTTGAAAAAAACAACTTTTCTTCTGAGAGAACTGATTCAAATGGAATATCACTTTTATTTGAATATAACCTACTTCAATAA
- a CDS encoding SIR2 family NAD-dependent protein deacylase, producing the protein MKKIMILSGAGLSAESGISTFRDSNGLWENHDVMKVCSTKGWIEDHKAVTKFYNERRHELEFKKPNNAHKVLAQLEKDYRGRIIHLTQNIDDLMEKAGAKEVIHLHGTLTDLRCEACTKIYSIGYRAQGESEKCPNCGNNRVRHNVVMFGEHAPNYSYLSQAIKECSLFIAIGTSGAVIDIVPIAKEFKNSIIIDPKRQSTRSMYDPKPHIDEYFEYFIQKKAGESMDEMLSIVDEYMKSSSKYKHK; encoded by the coding sequence ATGAAGAAAATAATGATACTAAGTGGTGCTGGACTCTCTGCAGAGAGTGGGATCAGTACATTTAGAGATAGTAATGGTCTTTGGGAAAATCACGATGTTATGAAAGTTTGCTCCACAAAAGGGTGGATAGAAGACCATAAAGCTGTAACAAAGTTTTATAATGAACGCAGACATGAGCTTGAATTTAAAAAACCTAATAATGCACATAAAGTTTTAGCTCAACTTGAAAAGGACTATAGAGGAAGGATTATTCACCTAACTCAAAATATTGATGATCTAATGGAAAAAGCAGGTGCAAAAGAAGTCATTCATCTTCACGGCACATTAACTGATCTTCGCTGTGAAGCTTGTACCAAGATATATAGTATTGGCTACAGAGCTCAAGGTGAAAGTGAAAAATGTCCTAACTGTGGGAATAATAGGGTTCGCCACAATGTAGTTATGTTTGGCGAACATGCACCAAATTATAGTTATCTTAGCCAAGCCATAAAAGAGTGCTCACTTTTCATTGCTATTGGTACTAGCGGAGCTGTGATTGATATTGTCCCTATTGCAAAAGAGTTTAAGAATTCCATTATTATAGACCCCAAACGCCAATCAACTAGAAGTATGTATGACCCCAAACCTCATATTGACGAATACTTTGAGTATTTTATTCAAAAAAAAGCTGGTGAATCTATGGATGAGATGTTGTCAATAGTAGATGAGTACATGAAGAGTAGCTCAAAATATAAACATAAGTAG